The Salmo salar chromosome ssa06, Ssal_v3.1, whole genome shotgun sequence sequence tggcaaaaagttttgagaatgacacaaatattaattttaacAAAgtatgctgcctcagtttgtatgatggcaatttgcatatactccagaatgttatgaagagtgatcagataaattgctattaattgcaaagtccctctttgccatgcaaaggaactgaatccccccaaaatatttccactgcatttcagccctgccacaaaaggaccagctgacatcacgtcagtgattctctcgttaacacaggtgtgagtgttgacgagaacaaggctggagatcactctgtcatgctgattgagtttgaataacagactggaagcttaaaatggagggtggtgcttggaatcattgttcttcctctgtcatccatggttacctgcaaggaaacacgtgctgtcatcattgctttgcacaaaaagggcttcacaggcaaggatattgctgccagtaagattgcacctaaatcaaccatttatcagatcatcaagaacttcaattgttgtgaagaaggcttcagggcacccaagaaagtccagaaagcgccaggaccgtctcctaaagttgattcagctgcgggagcggggcaccaccagttcagagcttgctcaggaatggcagcaggcaggtgtgagtgcatctgcacgcacagtgaggtgaagacttttggaggatggccttgtgtcaagaagggcagcaaagaagccacttctctccaggaaaaacatccgggacagactgatattcggcaaaaggtacagggattggactgctgaggactggggtaaaatcattttctctgatgaatccgctttccgattgtttggggcatccggaaaaaagcttgtccggagaagacaaagtgagcgctaccatcagtcctgtgtcatgccaacagtaaagcatcctgagaccattcatgtgtggggttgcttctcagccaagagaGTGGGCTCACtctcaattttgcctaagaacacagccatgaataaagaatggtaccaacacatcctccgggagcaacttctcccaaccatccaggaacagtttggtgacaaacaatgccttttccagtatgatggagcaccttgccataaagcaaaagtgataactaagtggctcggggaacaaaacattgatattttgggtccatggccaggaaactctctagaccttaattccattgagaacttgtggtcaatcctcaagaggcgggtggacaaacaaaaacccacaaattctgacaaactccaagcattgattatgcaagaatgggctgccatcattcaggatgtggcccagaagttaattgacagcatgccagggcggattgcagaggtcttgaaaaagaagggtcaacactgcaaatattgactcttagcatcaacttcatgtaattgtcaataaaagcctttgacacttatgaaatgcttataattatacttcagtattccatagtaacatctgacaaaaatatctaaagtcactgaggcagcagactgtgaaaatgtatgtttgtgtcattctcaaaacttttggccacgactgtatgtaaacttgcaacttcaactgtaggtatttggtgggatgacaagttgtcctttaaagttcatatggataatcttgtgacaaagcttaatttgaaattgggtttttattttcgTAATAAGGCTTGCTTCCCGCTTATGGCTAGAAAGAATCTTGTTCAGGccatttttctctctctaattgattatggtgacttgttgtatatgcatGCAACCTCCTCTgccttacagagactggactggaTGAGtgccaagtcactcacccaccattgcacattgtaccaaatggtaggttggacctcacattatatgcgcagaaagatacatttgtatgtgttcatctacacagctcttttgggtaaactccctctttacctctgtagtctggtctccttcaccagcagttaccatacactgtctgctaggtggttgctgcttcttggatggtggcagtattgagtcgcttggatgactgacgtgcccagagtaaactgcctcctactcactcccagaaactaagatatgcatattattagtagatgtggatagaaaacactctgaagtttctaaaactgtttgaatgatgtctgtgagtataacagaactcatatggcaggcaaaaacctgagaataaatccaaccaggaaatgatttgtagttcttctatctaatccctgttcaaactacagtgtctgtggggtcatttttgcacttcctaaggcttccattggctgtcaacagcctttagaaacttgtttcatgcgtctcctgttactgggctgagaataggagctcagtctatcagtggactgcctgggaccagtgagttgtttactgcgctggCACATTTGGCGCGCCACTcattctttttcttctgtaatgaatacgctattgtccagttggaatattatcaacgttttatgttaaaaagaccctaaggattgattgtaaaacatcgtttgacatgtttctacgaacgttaatggaactatttgactttttgtctcttattttacgctcacgcgttatgcctttggatagtaatctgtacgcacgaacaaaacggaggtatttggacataaatatggagtatttcgaacaaaaataacatttcttgtggaagtaggagtcctggtagtgcattccgaccaagatcagcaaaggtaagggaatatttataatactaattctgagtttagttgactccagaactttgctggtatctgtatagcttgctttgatggttgagctctgtactcagaatattgacaaatgtgctttcgccgaaaagctattttaaaatctcacactgtggttgcattaaggagtagtatatctataattctttcaataactgttgtaaattttatcaatctttatgatgagtatttttgtaaattgatgtgctcattcactggaagttttggtgggaatacattttctgaacatcacacgccaatgtaaaatggggtttatggatataaatatgaactttatccaacaaaacatacatgtattttgtaacattgagtcctgggagtgtcatctgataaagatcatcaaaggttagtaattcATTTTAGCTGAccttctggtttttgtgatgcctctgcttgcttgcttggaaaatggctgtgtggtttttcttgtttagttgctgtcctaacataatctaatgttttgctttcgccgttaagcctttttgaaatcagacactgtggttagattaaggagaatcttatctttaacgtttttaggatagggggcagtattttcacggccggataaaaaacgtacccgatttaatctggttattactcctgcccagaaactagaatatgcatataattatttgatttggatagaaaacaccctaaagtttctaaaactgtttgaatggtgtctgtgagtataacagaactcatttggcaggccaaaacctgagaagattccatacaggaagtgccctgtctgaccatttcttgtccttctatagcctctttatcaaaaatagaggatctctgctgtaacgtgacattttctaaggctcccataggctctcagaaggcaccagaacggggaatgatgactctgcagtccctgggcgaaaaacagtaggggttttggaaagtggtcgttctgagaacaatgacatgggcgtgcgcatgcatgtgaagactccattttctattttcagtgtttgaacgaaaacaaggtctcccggtcggaatattatcgctattttacgagaaaaatcgcataaaaatttattttaaacagcgtttgacatgcttcaaaagtacggtaatggaatattttgcatttttttgtcactatacgtgccggcgcgtcaccctttcggatagtgtcttgaacgcaagaacaaaacgcagctatttggatataactatggattatttggaaccaaaacaacattgggtgttgaagtagaagtcctgggagtgcattctgacgaagaacagcaaaggtaatccaatttttcttatagtaaatctgagtttggtgagtgccaaacttggtgggtgtcaaaatagctagccatgatggccgggctatctactcagaatattgcaaaatgtgctttcaccgaaaagctattttaaaatcggacaccgcgattgcataaaggagttctgtatctataattcttaaaataattgttttgttttttgtgaacgtttatcgtgagtaatttagtaaattcaccagaagttttcggtgggtatgctagttctgaacgtcacatgctaatgtaaaaagctggtttttgatataaatatgaacttgattgaacaaaacatgcatgtattgtataacataatatcctaggagtgtcatctgatgaagatcattaaaggttagtgctgcatttagctgtggttttggtttttgtgacattatacgctagcttgaaaaatgggtgtgtgattatttctggctgggtactctcctgacataatctaatgttttgcttttgttgtaaagcctttttgaaatcggacaatgtggttagataaaggagagtcttgtctttaaaatggtgtaaaatagtcatatgtttgaaaaatggaagtttttggatttttgaggtgtttgtaattcgcgccacgctctatcattggatattggcgaggcgttccgctagcggaacatctaaatggtgtataacacttgtatgtttgagaaatgttaattatgagatttttgttgttttgaatttgccgctgtgcactttcactggctgtcgtcatatcgatcccgctaacgggattcaagccataagaagttttaaagtCCACAGGACATTCACTTTAggttatttagcaaatattttcttaactctatttcttgaaatgtattgttggttaagggctaagggcttgtaaggaagcatttcacagtaaggtctagacctgttgtatttggtgcaagtgacaaataaagttggatttgatttGCTGATTGGTTAGTCAACATGCAATAATACCTGTATACTGTCAATAACTGAGACATGCATTTCTAGCTTCATTAAAAACTGTTAACCCGATGGATTTTGGAAGTCCTTGTTCTTATTTATTTGTTTGAGGGCCTATACATGAGGCTAACTTTACCATATTATCCTGGAGGCATACTTACACAACCAGTCTCGTTTGTGTGAATTATATCTCTCAACTTTAAACAATGCGAAATTCGAATAGAAAATAATTTGTTTAGCTTTTTCCTATGCTGTGGCTGCATGAAATAGCAAATAATGTGAATTCAGCGATTACATTTGTTAACTTCATCTTTGTGGCTCCCTGATGAAACAGTAACATCCATTTCTGTAGTTAGGCTTAGAACATCTGAACTCTCTATTGCTGCTTTTCGACTGTAACACCAGTGTTACACTAGTGCAGGGTTCCCCAATTAGCCCCCCGAGAGTGGTTttagttttctgagcaaaacaaAAAGAAGATTTAAATTgttcacagttagccattgttatgtaaacGCAGCTGAAAAGCCCCAGCAGCCTTGCCTTGGCCCCTtgctagccttttgggggccctaagtgagATTTGGTCGGCATGGCTATTTGAGTGATTGTCATTGACTGacataacaataaaaaaaattgctcAACCAAATTTCAAACTTGCACCTTGTgtgttctactattctaactctcaacagtaaattgagaccctgagttccacaaaaaaaaatgtattaagtgttctgcagttctacacattttgccatagggtggagataCATTTTATAACacctttcatgcaattctactattTTTGCCAAGGGGCAGagatttttttctctcttcaGTTTTACAGCtactttcctgcaattctacccattttgccatgacttatgccatgttaatgatatctgagtgagagtgactaacaaaatcaatgggaggtcagggcccctgggcacgtaCCCTGCATGACCGGTTGGTATTCGGCCATGataactggctagactaatttaacAATCTAAAAAATACTGGCTGACCTGGCTAATTGAGTAACTGTCAGTGAATGACATAACAAGAAAATAATTGCTCAttcacaaccaaatttcgaacgtgcaccttgtgcattctactattctaacctTCAACAACAAGTTGAGATCCCGACTGGGGGTTGGGGGCCCCCTAGCGGCCTGGGCCCCCAAGCAACCGCTTTTGCCACTTATTCCTGGAGCAGGTCCTGCTTACCCTCAAGTTAGAGCAGGTTCGCAGGAGCTATGGTCAAGTGAGACAGGTGTTGGTCTGCATAGAAGGACACAGAACACGGTTAAATCATCAGTGGAAATGCCCCATATATGGCTTTGCGCAGTGTGTTGAATAGATTCCACGATCCGGACATGAGCGAGTGCTCGGCTCGTTCTCGACACTGTGCGCGCTGGAATCTACGCCCACGGTGACGTTAGCACCGCCTACCGGGCGAAATGCAGTGAAAGAGTACGTCCCAAATGTACTGTGCAGTACAGTCACGTGACGAATAACATGCTCAGTTGACAATCACATATGAAGACGTGAGAGACTGCGAGAATTTCTCTGCAGCAACAAATAGACTACGAAATATAAACCTGTATTTCGCAAATAGGTGGTAAGAAGGACTCCCAATTATCGTATATGTTTTGTTTTGCAAATAGGAGGGGATATCCAAATGCATGCATTAGTCTAGAAGGAACACTTGATTCGGTCGGAAGGAACACTTGATTCAACGCAGACGTGTGTGAATGGATGTTATGCTGTCGTGAAACAAGTTGGCGAATTTATAATGAGACTATCTGTGGGTTGTAGGCTACATAGGGGACTGGCATATTGACAATCTTTTAGGATGGTATTTTCAGTTATTCATGTATTCCATTCGTCGAAAGCTGACCCTGTCGTGGTTGCAGAATGCACGCTTTGTTGCCATGTCTGACAGTCTATCGTTGTGTCCCATCTGCTTTGAAGTAGATAACATGAATGGATACATTTGAATAAAGGGTTGCTACAATATAAATATGCCTGATCGATTGCAACAATAATACTTCTGGCAATTTTGGAAAACTCAAATTCTTGCCTTTCCAAGGAAAACACTGTCATAACCCTTGACGGTTATGATTGGGAGAAAATATAGAGATTTACATTGTGTTTAACCTGTAACTAAGGCTTTATAGCCTATATGGTTAATTATGGCTGGCATTGGTTACAATCTGCCACAATATCAATGTTGTCAGGTAAGGTACAGTGTATGAGGGGATAATAGGTGGGTTGGAAAAGGCTATCAGAATGTGCACATGAAGGACGGTAGAGGTAGCCTAAATATTCattatttaataaaaaataaatgcacTGACTATGTGACAAATGGCTGTGATTTAAAACTAAACTAAAATTGTTTTAGTCGAATGATAACTAAAACTAACGAAGGATGAAGTGACAAAAATGTAACAAAGgcctaaaatgtattttaaaacttAATCTTAATAAATGGCTGCCAAAATGAACAGTGCAATGTAACAGTAAATTCTATTGACCCCATGCTCAGTTGCAATGTACCAATATTGCCATAAGGCTACATTGACATCTGGAATAGTGTTTTTGTCATAGTTTTTAGTTTTGCCTACTGTTACTCAATGTTTCAAGTGTCAATGTTGTCACACCCGACGTGAAACTCCTTTATTATCTAAAATGTCTACATGTAGAAAGTTACAGAGATGCCAACATCTGTCCCAGAGATACTTCTTTCAGTTCTTTGACCAGCAGAGAATGCAATTGTTTCAGCAACACCTTGAGAAATGCCTTAGTGCATGAGTCAGAGGTGTTACATTTATGAACATATGTTTGGTGTGTGTTTTAGGGCATGGGGGAAGAGTGTAGTCATATAGAACCACATTTTGTCATTGCACAGAAATCAGACCTGTCATGGGTACCAATAGTATTTGTGTATTAGGTCGTTTATTGAGCTTACCTGGCACAATGGAATAGCCCCAGATGTGCAATCCGCACCCACCACACTAAAAGTATTTGATAGGAAGGAAATACTATTTTAACCCACGTCTGCACAATGTATCCTCTCCCAAATTAATTTTAAGCTGTATATAATACAATATGAATTACTGTGTGCGTGTAGCAGGAAGTCGAGAAGTGGCGTCATGGACGTGTCCAGCCACAGCCTGTTCCTCCTGCAGCAGCTCAACGTCCAGAGGGAGTTCGGCTTCCTGTGTGACTGTACTGTCGCCATTGGCAACGTGTACTTCAAGGCCCACCGGGCTGTCCTGGCTGCCTTCTCTAACTACTTCAAGATGATCTTCATTCATCAGTCAAGGTTTGCTAGCTTTTATCAACAGTACTAGTCAATATCACACTCATGGTGTTGTTAAATACCTATGTTTAGGCCTTCAAGTAAGTAGTTAACATTGTACAGTAGCATGGGCTAGTGTCCACATTCAATGTAGGCTAGCATAATAGTGGTCGTCAGAGGTTGTTTCAGTGGTATTGGAGATTCAAAGGAATGTTGTATGTTGACTCATATTGCACTGACTGTTAAGCTAATATTATCTTTGAGGATGGTAATATACAAAATGTATATGATATGTGTGTTTTCCCTGGAAAGCTGTCACAAATAAGATATTTTGAGCTAGTTTTGTATTCATACATCTTACTCTACAAAATCTAAGAGATACTTTGATATAAGAGACAGGAGATTTTATGGAATTTGTCTTTGCAGACTAAAAGCTAATGGTCAGCAATAATACTTTCCCACTGTCTACTACCATCTCCACAGCGAGTGCATTAAAATACAGCCCACGGACATCCAGCCGGACGTGTTCAGCTACCTGCTCCACATCATGTACACTGGCATGGGCCCCAAGCAGCCAGTGGACCAGGGCCGCCTGCAGGAGGGCATCAAGTTTCTCCATGCCTACCAGCTGTGCCGTAACCCCGACGAGGGGTCCCCCGATGTCGGTGACCTGGTTCGTATGTCCAACCTGTACGGTATTCAGATTTCATCCCAGTTGGCCAACAAAGAGGGTACTGGGGGCCCTAAAGGTAGTGCAGGGACCCGAGGAGGAGGCGGCCCGGAGGACAGGCGTTCGTCCACCCAGGCGGGCCGCTCCCACGCTGCACAGTTCTCGATGACCGTGGGGATGGAGGGCATCCCCTCCTCAGACCGTCAGCCCTTCTCTGGTCTCCTCCGTGGCGTCTCCTCAGTGGCTTCCGGCGACGACTCGGACATCTCGACACGTATCAagcaggagagggtggaggaaggggagggagaggaaggccaCCTGGCGCTGGGAAGGGTAGGGTCCCCAACGTCTCCTTCAGCCCAGGGCGGCAGCCCCTGCCAGGGCCTCCTGTTCAAGGATGGCCCTCTGGTGCTGCTGTGCCCCCGCTGTGGCGAGCGCTGCTCCTCCCCCGAGGGGCTCCGCAAGCACCTGTTCAGCCACACCCTGGATCCCAGTGGACTAATGGAGGGCCTCTCCCAGGGCGGGGTAGGGGACCCAGAGGGCCCTGAGGACCAGCAGCAACGTGGGGCCCCCCAGGATCAACTAGATGCAGGCTGCTTGGAGGAGGCCCTGCGGCAGAGCCAGGCCCTAGCTAACGAGCTAGCTGCTGAGCTAAGTTGGAGCAGGGGTGGTATAGCCATTGGCACTAgtccaccccccaccaccacctccaccaccagtcACGCACGAAAGCGCAAGATCGCTTGTGCTGTGTGCAGCATGCACTTCGCCCAGAAGAGCCAGCTGCAGGAGCACATGTATACTCACACGGGCAAGCCGTCACGCTACCACCGCTACAGCCGTCTCTGCAGCCAGCTCATCCACGCCTCCGGACACTTCTGCGAGGGGCCACCGGAGGGCGGCGTTGGGGTGGCAGCAAGCACCACGGTAATGTTGGCGGAGGAGTCCAATCGGGAAGCTCAGGACAATGGCAGCTCCTGCTATTCGCTAGACTCTGAGATCTCACAAGAGAGCGTGGATGCCGTCACTGTGGAAtgaaagggagaaaaaaaaactgtagaAATCAAATAAATACATAGTCCCAAatattatttcttattcttaattCCACATAGTACCTTCTTTTTCAGTTTGTTTTCTTCGGTTTGATTCCTACTGAACTTGACCTTGTTTCAGTTGCAGGGATTCCTTACCTTTTGACATTATCCTTCCACTTATCCGCTTATATCCTGTATTTTGTTAATACTGTCATCTTTCTGTTGGTTAGATGAAACCATGTGATGTGATTCCAGTGTAAACTGTATCTTATTTTATTCAGTGAATGTCTGAATAGAATAGAACATTGTTTTTACATGATacttgtgttctctctctgtcatatGTTACCAGCTGATATTGATTGGAATTTAGCAAATACTATGTATCTGCATTTATTTCTGAGAATTTGCACTTTCCGAAATAAGTAGCTGTTGAAacaggtacagtaccagtcaaaagtgtggatacacctactcattccaaggtttttcctttatttttactattttctacattgtagaataatagtgaagacaacaaaaatgtgaaataacaca is a genomic window containing:
- the LOC106607640 gene encoding zinc finger and BTB domain-containing protein 25, which encodes MDVSSHSLFLLQQLNVQREFGFLCDCTVAIGNVYFKAHRAVLAAFSNYFKMIFIHQSSECIKIQPTDIQPDVFSYLLHIMYTGMGPKQPVDQGRLQEGIKFLHAYQLCRNPDEGSPDVGDLVRMSNLYGIQISSQLANKEGTGGPKGSAGTRGGGGPEDRRSSTQAGRSHAAQFSMTVGMEGIPSSDRQPFSGLLRGVSSVASGDDSDISTRIKQERVEEGEGEEGHLALGRVGSPTSPSAQGGSPCQGLLFKDGPLVLLCPRCGERCSSPEGLRKHLFSHTLDPSGLMEGLSQGGVGDPEGPEDQQQRGAPQDQLDAGCLEEALRQSQALANELAAELSWSRGGIAIGTSPPPTTTSTTSHARKRKIACAVCSMHFAQKSQLQEHMYTHTGKPSRYHRYSRLCSQLIHASGHFCEGPPEGGVGVAASTTVMLAEESNREAQDNGSSCYSLDSEISQESVDAVTVE